CCAACATCGCACCAATCACTGCAGGATCGGCTGGGAACATCTCACCCAAAAGTGTGATGGTGGGCTTAGTTTGCACACCAGTCCGCGGTGCTTGTACGGGACCCGCCATGATTTCGTGGCGAGCGTATTGCAACATGGCCCCGGCTAATACATCTTTAGCCTCAGCATGGGTTGGTACACCAAATCCAGGTACATCGATACCGATAATGCGTACGCCATTAATTTCTTTTGGAAGTAATTGCAGTGGCACACCACTGGCAGTCGGCACGCATAAATTAATGATGACAATCGCATCGTACTTATTGGGGTCGGCTTGTTCATGCACCGAGTCCCGAATATCTTCAAATAATTTTCCAGTAACCAAGGTCTCGGAATTAAATGGCACATAACCCACGCTGCGTCGTGCACCATAAAAATGCGATGTGAACGTAAGACCGTATACGCAGCAGGCAGAGCCTGACAAAATCGTAGCGGTGCGGCGCATGCGCAAACCAACACGCAATGAACCAAAGGCTGGGCACATACTCTGTGGTTGATCGTGCGGACCCTTGGGATAGTCTTGCGCGTAGCGTTGCAACACCTCCCCCTTGCCCGATGATTTCGCCGCATCCATCATTTGCTTTTCGCCCGCATGGCATCCCAATCCATCGCCTTTGGACGGATCGTTGACCAACTGCTCAGGCACGATCGGAATGATGGGCTTACTCATGAACTTAAACCTTGTCGTACACCACTTCAAGGGTTTTCTTCACAACTGCGTCTTTACCCATCATGTCAACATCGGTAGCAGGCTCAAGAACGTAGTCGCGACCGGTAATGTCTGATGAGAAGAGTCCTAAGAGATCATCTTGGCTCAGTGGCTTTGGTCGCACCGGTGGTGCGCTCGCGACATTGGTCGCCAACTCTTCAAAGAGTGGGCCCCATTGCGTGCCTGGACGACCGATGATTTCATAGCTAGCACTTTTGCGACGAATATCTTCGTGTGCAGGAATCGCAGCCAAGACTGGAATACCAACTTTTTCTGCAAAGGCTTGGGCTTCGCCGGTGCTGTCATCTTTATTGATGACCATCCCTGCGACACCGACATTACCGCCCAACTTACGGAAATATTCCACTGCGGAGCAAACATTGTTCGCTACATAGAGGGATTGCAAATCATTGCTACCCACCACAATCACTTTTTGGCACATGTCACGGGCAATGGGCAAACCAAAACCACCACACACCACATCGCCTAAGAAATCCAACAAGACGTAATCAAAACCCCAATCATGAAAACCCAACTTCTCCAGGGTCTCAAAGCCGTGGATGATGCCGCGCCCACCGCAACCGCGTCCTACTTCGGGGCCACCAAGCTCCATCGCAAATACGCCATCGCGTTTGAAACAGACATCACCAATCGAAACCGCATCCCCCGATAATTTTTTCTTCGAGGAGGTTTCAATAATCGTCGGGCATGCTTTTCCACCAAATAATAAGGAGGTGGTATCGCTCTTTGGATCGCAACCAATCAACAATACCTTCTTACCTTGTTGCGCCATCATGTATGAAAGATTAGCGAGGGTAAAACTTTTCCCAATTCCGCCCTTGCCATAAATGGCGATGATTTGGGTTTCTTTGGTGACGGGTCCTTTGTGGACTGGATCCGGTTCCATGTCAGCCTCTTTTTTGAGATTGACAAATTGCACCGTTGCTTCGGCTGGCACACCTTCTAATTTTGCGGTTGCTGGACTCATTGCAAGGTTCTCCAATCAAGGACCATCTTTAAACAATCTTTATCGCTAAACGCTTGGCGATAGGCTTTATCCGCATGTGCTGGTGAGGCATGATGCGTAATCAATCCATCTAACGAGAGTCGTCCCGACTCAGCTAAATGTTTCACCGCTAATAAATCTTTAGGCTGCCACTGCGCTGCCACCCGAATGCGAGCCTCGCGCATAAATGCCTGAGGGAATGAGAAGGTCATTGGGGCGTCATAAAAGCCCGCCAGAACGATTTCACCGCCGGGCGCTAAACACGAAATCAAGGTATCGAGTAGCGCTGCGTCACCACTCACATCGACAATCGTTTTGTAATAGCGCTTTTGATCTGCTTTTGGGTCAATCACTTCGTATCCAATCGCACCTTTGCGACGATCGGTATCGGTTTCCCAAACCACTGGTGATTTGCCAGCAAGCACCGCAATGCGCGCAATGAGACGACCTAACACACCGTGACCAATAATCAAATCAGGCTGTTGACTCCCTTCAGCGGATGTGACGTGATGCGCTGTCGCTGCTAAGGCAAACAAAACGGCTTCTGCGCCTAACTTGTTGTCCACGCCAATCACTCGACTTGCTGGCACAACTACGCGTGATGCAGCGCCACCAAAGAGGCCTTTCACATCACCGAAGCACCGCGCCCCAGGGACAAATACACGCTGACCGGGCTGATACCCAGACCGAATTCCTGCTTGATAAATTTTGCCGACCGACTCATAGCCCGGTACCAGCGGATAACCCATGCCCGGGAAGTGAGGCATGCGCCCACTCCAGAGAAGTTTTTCGGTGCCCGTACTGATACCGCTCCATTCAATATCAACCACCACATCGGTTTCGGTAACGGGTGATAACTTCAACTCACTCAAGACAACGCTCTCGGGCTTCTCGAGCACGATGGCCTTTGCTTGATAGATTGTGTTCATAGTGTCATTTCTTATTTACATATATTATGTGTAAATATTTATTTACATTACTTATTCTTCACCACTTTGGGGATAATTTATCTAGGGGTTTTTACTGATGACCCCCAGTATTTACAAGGCTTTTTGGGTGAAAAATAGCTTTTAGACTCTAAGCTACTGAAATCATTGGTTTTTTACAATGCAAGATCTGCGCATTCAAAGGGATAGCCGATGGTAGGAGCCGAACGGCCTCAAAACCGGCCTCCACCAGCATTTGGGTAATTTCTGCCTTGGAACGCGGTCTTCCCCGCCCCATTGCCAGTAAATAGAAGCCAAAATACGCATCGCCCATTGCCTCTTGACCCGGGGTATCTGCCATGGGCTCCGCCAAGATTAAGCTTGCACCCGGCTCTAAGGCATTGAAAACATTACGTAATAGGGTGTTGACCCGAGAGTCATCGTGATCAAAAATGACTCGGATGAGCGTAGCCACATCCGCGCCCTTGGGTAACGCCCCATCAAAAAAATTCCCCCCAATCGCCTCGATCCGATTGGATAAATGGGTTTGACTAATGTGAGCTCTTGCTAACTCAGCCACGCCCGGGAGATCAAAAATCGTGCACTTCAGATTTGGATAACGATTTGCAAGTTGAGTGGCAAATGCCCCCTGCCCGCCACCAATATCCAGTAAATGGCGATGCTTGGCAAACGAATAAGCATCGATCACTTCAGCAGTAACCAAAGGTTGGGTGTGCGCCATCAACTTTGAATAGTTCGCAACGCGCTCAGCCGATAGGGATTCTGGTTTGGGATCGTGGGCGTGATTGATATAGGGCCAATACTCGGCCATCGCCGCTTTCCCAGAAATATCACCGCGTAACAGTGCTAACGGATCATGTAAGTCGCGATAGAAATCGCCGTGGTGCACGATCATATCGACGAGAGCTCGGTTACCAACTAATGGTGCACCCAACATGCCAAGTGCATAGTGTTCATTCTCTCGTTTGGTAAGCAGACGAATCGCAACTGCGGCATCGAGCAAACGATTTACCCCCGCGGGCGGTAGTGCAATGCGCTCTTGCAATTGTGTTTTGGATAAGGCTCCGTTTGCAAGTAGCTCAAAGAGATTGACTTTCACACACGCCAACAAGATTTGGGAATACACAAAACCTGCCATCACATCAAAAAGTGCAGAAGCCTGACGCCGCACAATCCAACGTGTCAATGGAAAGCGTGCAGCCCAGCGCTGAAATCGTGCTGACGCAATAACACTATTTCGCCAGTCGGCGAATACTTCACCTAGAGTTCGTTGACGGGTCTGCGTGTCGTTGGACACATGCTCAGATAGTGGCATGGTGATGCAGCGGTCGACTCGTATTCATAAACCATGCTTCTGGAATCAAGCGCTCGGCTTCTTTCGCTACTAAGGCGCGTAGCATCTTCTCGCCTTTGCAGCTTGGAATTGAATGAATTGCTTTGTAAACTAACTCATCAAAATGCTGAACCGCACCCACCAATCCCAAGTCTCGCGCAGAACTGGGTCGATCATGGGCTAGGTCTTGACCTTGTGGTTTACCCATCATCGCTTGGTCAGCCAATACATCCCGAATATCATCGGCCACTTGATAGGCCTCGCCCAACCACTCCCCTAATGGTTTCCAAGTATCGGCATCCGCTCCTGCGGCTTGTGCGCCCGCTGCGGTTGCAGCTTCAAAGAGTGAGCCTGTTTTTTCTTTTTGGTATTGCGACAGTTGTACTTTTGATTCGCATTCCCAGGCTTGGCCGGATACGATGCCATGCGGTGCCCCCACTGAAGCAGCGATCGTTTTTAGAAGTGGTGCAAGACGCAATGGGGAGCGCATACTGCACGAGGCAATGTACTGAAATGCCAACACAATCAGTGCATCGCCAGCAAGTACGGCAACACGTTCACCAAATGCCGCATGCACTGATGGCTGGCCACGACGCACCATAGCATTATCAAAACAGGGTAAGTCATCGTGCACTAGTGATGCGCAATGCAAAAGTTCAATCGCGCCTGCGGCCGCAATCGATAAATCTGGGTCATCATCCCCGCAAGCTGCAGCAACCGCCAAACACAGCTGTGGCCGAATGCGCGCACCACCTGGGAAAACCGCATGGTGCAAGGCCCTTTGTAAATTTTGCGGGGCTGTCTTAGACTCTGCGATGGCAAGAGCTTGATGCAAGCCCGTTTCAATGCGCTGTTGCATTACGTGACTGGGGCTAATTTTTGAACTCATGACCGGCTTTCAGAGTTAATCGGGTCGTAATACGGGTGTAAAAAGTGTAAATATTTTTTTACACTTATTATGATGATGAATATAGACAGCTAATGCAACAGGGTCAATCAAACAAATCTAGGGAAAACCCTAATGAGCGCCATTAATCGCATTCCCTACGACTGGCCCAATCGCCAGATTAGCCGTTCAATCACCGTGGGTGATCTCACCTGGCATGTGCAAATCTCCGGTAAAGGGCCGGTGATTTTGTTATTGCACGGCACCGGCTCCTCGACACACTCCTGGGGGGAGCTCACTCCCTTACTCAATCAAGAAGCGCAAGTACTAAGCGTCGATTTACCCGGGCACGCCTTTACATTGGGGGCTTCGGTAGACTCTTTGCGACTTGAGCAGATTGCAAGCAATTTAATTGCGCTCATTAGCGAACTCAAAATGCCATGGCCGACTATGGTCGTTGGTCATTCCGCTGGCGCTCCCTTGGCGCTGGCCTTTGCCAACCAAGCACCCACCAAACCTCAGATCATTATTGGTCTTAATCCCTCGTTGATCCCGCCGCCGCCAAGCTATACCCAATTTTTTGGACCAATGCTTGGGCCGGTTACCAAATCGGCAACCCTCGCATCGATCCTGGCTAAGATTGCGCCGCTCTCAGGCATGACTGATCGTTTATTGGATTCCACCAACACCAATTTGCCAGAGACCAATCGCAACTACTATCGTCGCTTGTTTCAATCGCCTGAGCATGTCCGCGGCGCGATGAACTTTATGGCCTCGGCCAATATCGATCAAGTACTCAAAGCAGGTTCTGCCTTACCAAGTCAATTAATTTGGGTGATTGGTGAGAGTGACCAGTGGGTTCCTGAGATCGGTCTCAAGAAAATCATCAGTCAATACTTTCCTAAATCAACGGTGATCTATTGGCCAGGCGGCCACATCATGCACGAGGTCGAAACCGCAAAGACCGCTGATTTAATCTTAAGCGAACTGCGAACCATCAAGAAGTAATTGGTTTAGGTGTGCAGGACACCTAAGACTGCTTGCGAAAGCTCTTGAGCACGCGCATGCGGTAGCGGCAAATAGAACGAGCCAATCAGCTGTGCAATTTGTTGTCCCTCCTCACGCGCTTGCGGGGAAGTGTCAATCCATAAACTTCGCACCTTCACTTGAGATGCTAGTTTTGCAGATTGCTCCGCATCGGCTTGCGCTTGGGTGCGCCCTGGCGTACCATCACGCGCGATATTAGCTCGGCCATCGGTCAAAAACACTAAAGTGGGAGTCATCCCTTTTTTGAGCGACCCTTTTGCCAGTGCAAAGGCCGTGTCAATCGCTTTGGCTAGTGGGGTCCCACCACCGCCGGGTAGCGATGCTAAAGAACGTTTCGCTCTCACCAAGGAACGCGTTGGGCTTAACAACAGTTCTGC
This genomic window from Polynucleobacter sp. MWH-UH24A contains:
- a CDS encoding chlorophyllide a reductase iron protein subunit X, translated to MSPATAKLEGVPAEATVQFVNLKKEADMEPDPVHKGPVTKETQIIAIYGKGGIGKSFTLANLSYMMAQQGKKVLLIGCDPKSDTTSLLFGGKACPTIIETSSKKKLSGDAVSIGDVCFKRDGVFAMELGGPEVGRGCGGRGIIHGFETLEKLGFHDWGFDYVLLDFLGDVVCGGFGLPIARDMCQKVIVVGSNDLQSLYVANNVCSAVEYFRKLGGNVGVAGMVINKDDSTGEAQAFAEKVGIPVLAAIPAHEDIRRKSASYEIIGRPGTQWGPLFEELATNVASAPPVRPKPLSQDDLLGLFSSDITGRDYVLEPATDVDMMGKDAVVKKTLEVVYDKV
- the bchC gene encoding chlorophyll synthesis pathway protein BchC, with the translated sequence MNTIYQAKAIVLEKPESVVLSELKLSPVTETDVVVDIEWSGISTGTEKLLWSGRMPHFPGMGYPLVPGYESVGKIYQAGIRSGYQPGQRVFVPGARCFGDVKGLFGGAASRVVVPASRVIGVDNKLGAEAVLFALAATAHHVTSAEGSQQPDLIIGHGVLGRLIARIAVLAGKSPVVWETDTDRRKGAIGYEVIDPKADQKRYYKTIVDVSGDAALLDTLISCLAPGGEIVLAGFYDAPMTFSFPQAFMREARIRVAAQWQPKDLLAVKHLAESGRLSLDGLITHHASPAHADKAYRQAFSDKDCLKMVLDWRTLQ
- a CDS encoding methyltransferase — translated: MPLSEHVSNDTQTRQRTLGEVFADWRNSVIASARFQRWAARFPLTRWIVRRQASALFDVMAGFVYSQILLACVKVNLFELLANGALSKTQLQERIALPPAGVNRLLDAAVAIRLLTKRENEHYALGMLGAPLVGNRALVDMIVHHGDFYRDLHDPLALLRGDISGKAAMAEYWPYINHAHDPKPESLSAERVANYSKLMAHTQPLVTAEVIDAYSFAKHRHLLDIGGGQGAFATQLANRYPNLKCTIFDLPGVAELARAHISQTHLSNRIEAIGGNFFDGALPKGADVATLIRVIFDHDDSRVNTLLRNVFNALEPGASLILAEPMADTPGQEAMGDAYFGFYLLAMGRGRPRSKAEITQMLVEAGFEAVRLLPSAIPLNAQILHCKKPMISVA
- a CDS encoding polyprenyl synthetase family protein, producing MSSKISPSHVMQQRIETGLHQALAIAESKTAPQNLQRALHHAVFPGGARIRPQLCLAVAAACGDDDPDLSIAAAGAIELLHCASLVHDDLPCFDNAMVRRGQPSVHAAFGERVAVLAGDALIVLAFQYIASCSMRSPLRLAPLLKTIAASVGAPHGIVSGQAWECESKVQLSQYQKEKTGSLFEAATAAGAQAAGADADTWKPLGEWLGEAYQVADDIRDVLADQAMMGKPQGQDLAHDRPSSARDLGLVGAVQHFDELVYKAIHSIPSCKGEKMLRALVAKEAERLIPEAWFMNTSRPLHHHATI
- the bchO gene encoding alpha/beta fold hydrolase BchO; translation: MSAINRIPYDWPNRQISRSITVGDLTWHVQISGKGPVILLLHGTGSSTHSWGELTPLLNQEAQVLSVDLPGHAFTLGASVDSLRLEQIASNLIALISELKMPWPTMVVGHSAGAPLALAFANQAPTKPQIIIGLNPSLIPPPPSYTQFFGPMLGPVTKSATLASILAKIAPLSGMTDRLLDSTNTNLPETNRNYYRRLFQSPEHVRGAMNFMASANIDQVLKAGSALPSQLIWVIGESDQWVPEIGLKKIISQYFPKSTVIYWPGGHIMHEVETAKTADLILSELRTIKK